A single genomic interval of Pirellulales bacterium harbors:
- a CDS encoding ECF-type sigma factor produces the protein MPNITQILSAIDAGDPLAAAELLPLVYDELRQLAAAKMSHEHQAPSLHATALVHEAYLRLVDVRTPQLWNSRGHFFAAAAEAMRRILIEAARRRATRKQGGDLERVDLPEIAAPIDTQQLDLLALNDALAELEIAFPDKAQHIKLRFFAGLTLEEAADCQGISRATAQRYWTFARAWLFGKLGKS, from the coding sequence ATGCCGAACATTACCCAAATTCTAAGCGCGATCGATGCGGGGGATCCTCTCGCGGCGGCGGAACTGCTGCCGCTGGTTTATGATGAATTGCGCCAGTTGGCCGCCGCCAAAATGTCACATGAACACCAGGCGCCATCCTTGCATGCCACGGCGTTGGTGCATGAGGCCTATTTGCGTTTGGTGGATGTGCGAACTCCGCAACTATGGAATTCACGGGGGCATTTCTTTGCCGCGGCGGCCGAGGCGATGCGCCGCATCCTGATCGAAGCGGCCCGCCGCCGTGCCACGCGAAAGCAAGGGGGAGATCTGGAAAGGGTCGATTTGCCAGAAATTGCCGCTCCCATCGACACCCAACAACTCGATCTGCTGGCGCTGAATGACGCGCTGGCGGAATTAGAAATCGCTTTTCCGGACAAAGCCCAGCATATCAAATTAAGGTTTTTTGCCGGCCTGACCCTGGAAGAAGCGGCCGATTGTCAGGGAATCTCGCGGGCGACGGCCCAGCGATACTGGACATTTGCGCGGGCCTGGCTGTTTGGCAAGCTGGGGAAAAGCTGA